One genomic segment of Verrucomicrobiota bacterium includes these proteins:
- a CDS encoding YceI family protein, which translates to MLPDPDTCQFVKADDLDSFEGLIFDVRTPEAYAEAHIPGTVNHCVYQVDFLEKVPEAYPDKSTPILVYGDGDPYKADLAALGRLQYLGYSNVSILEGGLGSWLAESRDIEGEGASSSKTNSEQILSLNSEKTKVRWVGRNLMNQHNGEIAASSGFLEVDASGSPVAGEVIVDLRKMTTEDITDPTLASSLIGHLASADFFDVENHPEASFKLLSVQPIEGATYGKPNFSVSGTLEARGRTLNLEIEALVEPIEEGYVFQSNFNFDRTELGALYGSGKFFERLGMHLVNDLVSMSITAFFVSK; encoded by the coding sequence ATGCTTCCTGATCCAGACACCTGCCAGTTCGTCAAAGCAGACGACCTAGACTCCTTTGAAGGGCTCATCTTCGACGTGCGCACGCCCGAGGCCTATGCCGAAGCTCACATCCCGGGCACCGTGAACCACTGCGTCTATCAAGTCGATTTTCTTGAGAAGGTTCCAGAAGCCTATCCAGACAAATCCACACCGATACTCGTTTACGGAGACGGTGACCCTTATAAGGCAGACCTCGCTGCCCTTGGAAGATTACAATACCTTGGCTACAGCAACGTCTCCATCCTCGAAGGTGGTTTGGGGAGTTGGCTTGCGGAGTCACGCGATATTGAAGGAGAAGGCGCCTCTTCTTCCAAGACCAACTCTGAGCAGATCCTTTCTCTCAATTCCGAGAAGACGAAAGTCCGTTGGGTGGGCCGTAACCTTATGAACCAACACAACGGAGAGATTGCCGCGTCATCCGGGTTTCTTGAAGTAGATGCCTCAGGCTCTCCGGTGGCAGGAGAAGTCATCGTCGACCTTCGAAAGATGACTACGGAAGACATCACTGATCCTACTCTAGCCAGTTCGCTGATCGGCCACCTCGCCAGTGCAGACTTTTTTGACGTCGAAAACCACCCAGAGGCATCTTTCAAACTGCTCAGCGTGCAACCGATAGAAGGTGCCACCTATGGGAAACCGAACTTTTCGGTCTCCGGCACGCTTGAGGCGAGGGGTAGGACGCTGAATCTCGAAATCGAAGCACTCGTTGAACCCATCGAAGAGGGCTACGTATTCCAATCCAACTTTAATTTTGACCGGACCGAGCTAGGTGCTCTCTACGGATCGGGCAAATTTTTTGAACGCCTGGGCATGCACCTGGTGAACGACTTGGTAAGCATGAGCATCACTGCGTTTTTCGTCTCAAAATAG
- a CDS encoding alginate export family protein, with the protein MAKIRFTIGVAPAAIFCLGLSALISPILEGQDQDRTFTDLPPLRKLAFQEDARGYQDLQNSPRLLEQIKFVQLGDSPDNFISFGGLIRQRYEYLENPDFGETVQDDDGAWLQRYMAHGDLYYGDRFRAFVQLISAVVVGRETGPSPVDDNHLDFLNAFVDLKVVDAGESEVTVRAVRQELEFGSGRLVDAREGPNVRRTFDAARLLSTIPSWRIDALFGRPVETREGVFDDVTNNDQSLWGVYATADAGLLPIGHLDVYYLGYQNNESTYTIGTAKETRHTLGTRFFGTSHNFDWNWEAMFQFGDFGSDEILAWSIATDTGYTVDQWAWTPRFAINANVASGNRDPDSSRLNTFNPLYPRGNYFSDAAILGPRNFFNLHPFVTVSPTDDWEITADVNFFWRLETTDGVYSPSGQIIRAGLESNERYVGTAFSLNTSYALTRELSFTAIYSHFAPGSFIEDTGPSQSLDFFEVTIQFRF; encoded by the coding sequence ATGGCAAAGATCCGATTCACCATCGGCGTAGCTCCTGCTGCCATTTTTTGCCTCGGGTTATCGGCTTTAATTTCTCCTATTCTAGAGGGCCAGGACCAAGACCGCACGTTTACTGACCTCCCGCCACTCAGGAAGCTCGCTTTTCAAGAAGATGCGAGAGGCTATCAGGATCTTCAGAATAGTCCCCGCCTTCTCGAGCAGATCAAATTCGTTCAACTTGGAGACAGTCCAGACAACTTCATTAGTTTTGGCGGACTCATCCGCCAGAGATATGAATACCTGGAAAACCCGGACTTCGGCGAAACGGTTCAGGATGATGATGGGGCTTGGCTCCAGCGCTACATGGCTCACGGAGACCTTTACTACGGCGACCGATTTCGTGCCTTCGTCCAACTCATTAGTGCTGTTGTCGTCGGTCGGGAAACCGGACCCAGTCCTGTCGATGACAACCACCTCGATTTCCTCAACGCTTTCGTCGATCTCAAAGTAGTCGACGCAGGAGAAAGCGAAGTCACCGTTCGAGCAGTTCGTCAGGAACTTGAATTTGGCTCGGGGCGCTTGGTCGATGCGAGGGAGGGACCGAACGTCCGACGCACTTTCGACGCCGCAAGACTGCTTTCAACAATCCCCTCATGGAGAATTGATGCCCTCTTTGGCCGACCCGTCGAAACGAGGGAAGGTGTTTTTGATGACGTGACGAATAACGACCAGAGCCTATGGGGTGTCTATGCTACCGCGGACGCAGGTCTCCTTCCAATCGGCCATTTGGATGTCTATTATCTTGGCTATCAGAATAACGAGAGCACTTACACCATAGGAACTGCGAAAGAAACCAGACATACTTTGGGAACGCGGTTCTTCGGGACCTCGCACAACTTTGACTGGAACTGGGAAGCCATGTTCCAGTTTGGTGACTTTGGTTCCGATGAGATCCTTGCCTGGTCGATTGCGACCGATACCGGATACACCGTGGACCAATGGGCATGGACTCCCCGCTTCGCAATCAACGCAAATGTCGCCAGCGGGAACCGGGATCCCGACAGCTCTCGGCTCAACACATTCAACCCACTCTATCCTCGTGGGAATTACTTCTCGGATGCGGCTATTCTAGGCCCCCGAAATTTCTTCAACCTCCACCCTTTCGTAACCGTATCGCCCACCGACGACTGGGAGATCACCGCCGATGTGAACTTCTTCTGGAGACTTGAAACCACCGACGGAGTTTATTCGCCAAGCGGACAAATCATAAGGGCCGGCCTTGAAAGCAACGAGAGATACGTCGGGACCGCGTTTTCTTTAAATACATCCTATGCCCTCACAAGAGAGCTAAGCTTTACCGCAATCTACAGTCACTTTGCTCCTGGTAGTTTCATTGAAGATACCGGCCCCTCGCAAAGTCTGGATTTCTTCGAAGTGACCATTCAGTTTCGGTTTTGA